CTTGTCCTAATTGTTAGACAAATAGGGAGAAACATTAGAGGTTAGAGCGTACACAAACTTAGAAGATGAATAGCGGCTTCATCTCGTTGCTGGAAAGTACAGTAGATCTTGTGCGAGCGGCGACTTGCGGCTTGCAGCGTGAGAAATAAATGCGGTGTCGTGAGAAGACCAGAGAAAGAGGTGCCATGTATGGGAAAAGAGGAGATCCAAGGGGCAAAAGAGTAGATCGAAGGAGAATTCGGCGTTGTGCGAAAAATAAAACTGTGCATGAGCTCTGAGAAACAAGTTCGGCACAGGGttcaaagagaaggagaaggattTTATGTTAAGTCATGATTAAtagattaaataaattattaatagacTAATAATGAATAAAGAGTCTAATTtaatatgtatttatttattttgataaatgtcattataaggtgtttattttgTATATTAggcataataattttttttgctaTGTTATTTAGTAGAGAATGGGCTAAATCAAGCCTGGGCTATAGCCCAGGTCTGTCACTCCTTACATCTGCCCATGTACGGATATTTATAGATCATTCCCTAAGACATCTTGGAATAAATACACATATTTTATTGactttatagacgactattacAGATTTAATTATCTGTACCTTATTTATAAGAAGTCGTAATCTTTGGATATGAATACTCAAGTTGTAGTAGGAGCTTGAATTGAGAAtttaataacatctaaacgaactaagggggcgtttggttctttcctaggaataggaatcggaataggaatcattgtattgtggaatgagaatgagtatgagtatgaatatcactcttaaaagcaatgtttggttagttgtatatcttctatcggaataaatcaaagtttccttttttactcttaaaggaaaataagagaaaaaattagatgtgagagaaagatgaatgtgagagaaaaatatgatgaaagaaaatgatgaaagagaaagtattatgagagagaaagtgtgataagaaagaatgaagagagagaaagtgtgatgagagaaaatgaaaaaagagagtgtgattggagagagcatgatgagagaaaatatgatgtgagagaaagtataatgggagaggatgaagagagagaaaatataatgagaaaaaatgaggagagagtgtgtaatGAGAGATATTgcggagagagaaagtatggtgagagaaaaagagaacagtgaatatgatgggagagattgaggagagagaaagtatgatgagagagaaagtgtgttgagggaaaaaggaggaagtgtgataagagagattgaggagagagaaagtatgacgagagagaaagtgtgatgaggaaaaaaagaaggaagagagtgcgatgggagagatttaggagagagaaagtatgatgagagagaaagtgtaatgagaaaaaaagaggaaagagagtgtgataggagagattaaggagagaggaagtgtgtgataaaatgatgagagagaaaatatgatgatagagaaaatatgatgagagagaacaaggagagataagtgatatgaaagaaaaaataaataaatatattttgatatttgatattaatggagaaaattttagttttaagtcaagggtatttttggaataagggaatattttgattgatgaaaatagggtaatgactcattgaaggggaggtatatgggaatgagttattacccaatttcaaggattcattcccttatttgtattcctattcctataatccaaacattaacaatgacaatcaatgattcccatttccattccccactcctattacctTAAACCAAACGTCCCCTAAGTTCAAGCTAAACTTGAATTAAGAACtcgataacatttaaacgaaTTAAGCTCAAGTCAAATTTCAAATAAcctcaaatttataaaaaaataaatcaaactaaatttgaactattattttaaaagattgattcattttaaatttaaaattcgactacttgattattttattaaataaatttaaatactctaaaatttaacTTAGTTAGATTCATTTATATCCTTACATATTTTAGGTCTCGTTATATTTATAATACTAAGAAGAGGTATGGTTAACACAAAGCTTAAGGTCACATCACTGAGAGAAAGGGTAAGAGACGGGAGCAGATCTCTTGGTCCGTAAATTACGGACCAGGGGATAGTCCATTATATatggacctttgatttgaataaaCTCTACTTATTTAAAGATGGTgtccattcaaatcaaaggtccaaATCAGTGGATCATTccctggtccgcaatttgcggaccaggaGATCTCTCCTGGTAAGAGACACGCACGCGCCTAAATTTCCGGTATTTATGTATTCTTCTAGAAATATGGCAAATTATAACACCGCGGGTGACGTTGAGATAATCCTAACCGCTGGCTCCACGTCCCGGAAAAAATGAACTGTAGAGATCATTTCGATCGGACGACACCGAAAAATCATATTCCTTAGAATAATAAACGTTTCTCACTTCTTTAGACAACACATATTCTTACCAGCCGTCCTATTGTTCAATACAGATCCATTTTGTGGGGCAACGAGCCGAGGAAATAAATACGAGGTTCCCAAAATTATTCTGAAATCCGATAGAATACTATGTCGACCAACTGCCAGATACCCATCCATACCTATCAAGCCGTTGGAAGTAGAAAATATGGGCCTGGCGGGAATGTGACGGTAGATGGGGTTAAATAATCTCCACGAGTTGTCTATAAATAAAGGGCGGAGGAACGGATAGAGCAGAGCCGTGGAAGGGGTTGCTGTTCTTGAAACCAAATCTGCTGCTTCGTCTCCAAGTTGAGGTGAATTCTCTTCCATTCATTGTCTTTTTGTTTTCCCTCTATCTCATTCATGTAGATCTTGATCTTCTTCTATCGAATGCTTAAATGAGTTCTTTAGAATGCTTCTTAATCGGTTACTTTCTTTACGATTCAGATCTGATGCTTGTGGGTGTAGATCTAGTGTTTTTTCTCCTTCAATCGCTGTCTTCTTACTCATAGTCTGTTTCGTTGAAACATTTAAGGCATTAATCGCTTTTACGCTTTGGAATCGGATGAATCTACCTAGAGTATTGCGTTTTTCTCAGGTCACATTGTTTTGGATGCATGCTTTGGATTTTCGTTATAGTGATAGGGCTCTTTTAGGTATTGCAGATGTAAGGCAAATGAGATAAACATTCGAAACGCGAGTACGACGGAACATTATTGTTTTGGTGAAAGAGTAGTTTTTGACTATTTGTTAAGGAAAAATCGTGAGGTGTCCCATATTACTTGACATTGttaaaatatttatttgataagataattaagtGATTCTATTAAATGGATAATCTTGAAATAAAACAGATTAGGCTAGAATAAACGGGTCTCTAATTCTATGAGTAATTAATTATTCATGCATTATTTCTTGGCCTTGATCCATCAACGATGCCTATTGCATCTGCTTATTCTTTTTTTTCAAATTGATTTCCTAAGGTAGCAATATGAATTCAGGAACATTTTTTATTTATACAAATAaatttatgcatatttttaattttgtCATTAATCATGTAAACCAATTATTTTATTTAGCTTTTCTTTAATGATAtcaaagttatatatatatatattttccaatAATTAATGGTTTTAGAACAACTGTTTTATTGCATGATAACCTAAATGATTTTTATGGTAAAAATTATGTTTCCCTTTCATCTTGCGTCACATTATCGATCTAGTTTTTTCTCCTAAATCTAATTACTAGGATTTACTTGTAGATTGACAAGTACTATTTAGTTGAATTTGAATTCAACTAAAGAATATTTATGATCAAAGTTGTTTTCTCCTGAATCCAATTATTAGAGTTTGCTGGTATATCAAGAAATTgtttagttgaatttatttaattgaattcAATTAAGCAATACTTCCTGATCAAAACTGTTTTCCCTTTCATTGTTGCATCATATTTATGGGTCAATCTTGCTTGCGCATTCCGCCCTTTGCAAGTTATGCATCCATTGATTCCAAGATATATATCTTTCtccatatatattattattatgcaGGAACCGTcatatttgaccaatgtgttaAAAAGATGCATGCTAATCAACCTGTTTGTTTCATTTGTAATGTGTCAGTAGAATGGCTCAAATCGATACCTTCCTTTTCACCTCTGAATCTGTGAACGAGGGACATCCTGACAAGTTGTGCGACCAGATCTCCGATGCAATCCTTGATGCCTGCCTGGCACAGGATCCTGACAGCAAGGTTGCTTGTGAGACGTGCACGAAAACGAATATGGTCATGGTCTTCGGGGAGATCACAACCAAAGGCAATATTGACTATGAAAAGATTGTTCGGCAAACATGCCGTTCAATTGGCTTCGTGTCCGATGATGTTGGCCTGGACGCTGATCACTGCAAAGTGCTAGTTAACATCGAGCAACAATCACCCGACATCGCCCAAGGTGTCCATGGACACTTCACCAAGCGCCCTGAGGAAATCGGAGCTGGTGACCAGGGTCACATGTTTGGTTATGCAACAGATGAGACCCCTGAGTTGATGCCTCTCAGCCACGTCCTCGCTACCAAGTTGGGTGCCCGCCTCACTGAAGTCCGCAAGAATGGCACTTGCCCATGGCTGAGGCCTGATGGGAAGACCCAAGTCACAGTGGAGTATCAGAATGAAAATGGCGCCATGGTTCCCATTCGTGTCCACACCGTCTTGATCTCCACCCAACACGATGAGACTGTCACCAACGATGAGATCGCTGCAGACCTTAAGCAGCATGTCATCAAGCCTGTCATCCCTGATAAATACCTCGACGAGAAGACCATCTTCCACCTCAACCCATCTGGACGCTTTGTCATTGGTGGCCCTCATGGCGATGCTGGCCTGACTGGCCGCAAGATCATCATTGACACCTACGGTGGCTGGGGAGCTCACGGTGGTGGTGCTTTCTCAGGCAAGGATCCTACCAAGGTCGACAGGAGTGGTGCGTATATCGTTAGGCAAGCAGCCAAGAGCATTGTGGCAAACGGCCTCGCACGCCGTTGCATTGTGCAAGTGTCCTATGCAATTGGCGTTCCTGAGCCACTCTCAGTCTTTGTCGACACCTATGGCACCGGCAAGATCCCAGACAAGGAGATTCTGAAGATTGTGAAGGAGAACTTTGATTTCAGGCCTGGAATGATCACCATCAATCTCGACTTGAAGAGGGGTGGTAACCGATTCCTCAAGACTGCAGCATATGGTCACTTCGGCAGGGATGATCCCGACTTCACCTGGGAGGTG
This window of the Zingiber officinale cultivar Zhangliang chromosome 3B, Zo_v1.1, whole genome shotgun sequence genome carries:
- the LOC122055678 gene encoding S-adenosylmethionine synthase-like, with protein sequence MAQIDTFLFTSESVNEGHPDKLCDQISDAILDACLAQDPDSKVACETCTKTNMVMVFGEITTKGNIDYEKIVRQTCRSIGFVSDDVGLDADHCKVLVNIEQQSPDIAQGVHGHFTKRPEEIGAGDQGHMFGYATDETPELMPLSHVLATKLGARLTEVRKNGTCPWLRPDGKTQVTVEYQNENGAMVPIRVHTVLISTQHDETVTNDEIAADLKQHVIKPVIPDKYLDEKTIFHLNPSGRFVIGGPHGDAGLTGRKIIIDTYGGWGAHGGGAFSGKDPTKVDRSGAYIVRQAAKSIVANGLARRCIVQVSYAIGVPEPLSVFVDTYGTGKIPDKEILKIVKENFDFRPGMITINLDLKRGGNRFLKTAAYGHFGRDDPDFTWEVVKPLKWEKPAA